One segment of Cynocephalus volans isolate mCynVol1 chromosome 8, mCynVol1.pri, whole genome shotgun sequence DNA contains the following:
- the LOC134383072 gene encoding ribosomal biogenesis factor-like has product MAKNKLRGQKSRNVFHIASQKHFKAKNKAKPVTTNLKKINIVNNEKVNRMNKAFIDIQKELAHFSKSLSLEPLQKKLIPQQQHENEPVNVDKAARLMAQL; this is encoded by the coding sequence ATGGCCAAGAACAAATTAAGAGGGCAGAAGTCCAGGAATGTATTTCACATAGCCAGCCAAAAGCACTTTAAggctaaaaacaaagcaaaaccagtTACCActaatcttaagaaaataaacattgtgAATAATGAAAAAGTTAACAGAATGAATAAAGCTTTCATAGATATACAAAAGGAACTTGCACACTTCTCAAAAAGCCTTTCTCTTGAACCTCTACAGAAAAAGCTGATTCCTCAGCAGCAGCATGAAAATGAACCAGTTAATGTTGACAAAGCTGCAAGATTAATGGCTCAGTTGTAA
- the LOC134383073 gene encoding small ribosomal subunit protein eS27 — protein sequence MPLAKDLLHPSPEEEKRKHKKKRLVQSPNSYFMDVKCPGCYKITTVFSHAQTVVLCVGCSTVLCQPTGGKARLTEGCSFRRKQH from the coding sequence ATGCCTCTCGCAAAGGATCTCCTCCATCCCTctccagaagaggagaagaggaaacACAAGAAGAAGCGCCTGGTGCAGAGTCCCAATTCCTATTTCATGGATGTGAAATGCCCAGGATGCTATAAAATCACCACGGTCTTTAGCCATGCACAAACGGTAGTTTTGTGCGTTGGCTGCTCCACTGTCCTCTGCCAGCCTACAGGAGGAAAAGCAAGGCTTACAGAAGGATGTTCCTTTAGGAGGAAGCAGCACTAA